tcgtcatcgttccacaattattgacaccattccacagttatcaacacctttgcccacagtaatcgacaccattccaaaattatcgacacctctcagaggtgtcgataattttggaatggtgtcgattactgtggacagagtctgtccacagtaatcgacaccattccaaaattatcgacacctttgtccacagtaatcgacacctttgtctacagtaatcgtcaccgttccacaattatcaacacctttgtccacagttgtcaacaccgttccacaatcattgacacctttgtccacagtaatcgacaccgttccacaatcatcgacacttttgtccagttttcgataccgttccacaattatcgacacctttgtccacagtaatcgacaccgttccacagttatcgacacttttgtccatagttatcgacaccgttccacagttatcgacacttttgtccacagttatcgacacctttgtccatagtaatcgataccgttccacaatcatcgacacttttgtccacagttatcgacacctttgtccacagttatcgacacctttgtccacagttatcgacacctttgtccacagtaatcgacaccgttccacagttatcgacacttttgtccatagttatcgacacctctgtccacagtaatcgacaccgtttcacaattattgacacttttgtccacagttatcgacacctttgtccacagtaatcgaTACTGTTCCACAATCatcgacacttttgtccacagttatcgacaccgttccacagttatcgacacttttgtccacagttatcgacacctttgtccacagtaatcgacaccgttccacaatcatcgacacttttgtccacagttatcgataccgttccacaattatcgacacctttgtccacagtaatcaacaccgttccacagttatcgacacttttgtccacagttatcgacacctgtgtccacagtaatcgacaccgctcaacaattatcgacaccttttgtccagttatcgacaccattccaaaattatcgacacctctatccacagtaatcgacactgttccacaattatcgacacctttgtccatagtaatcgacactgttccacaattatcaagacttttgtccacagttattgacacctttctccacagttatcaacactgttccaaaattatcgacacctttgtccacagttatcgacaccgttccaaaaTTATTGACATCTCTatccacagtaatcgacaccgttccacaattatcaacaccgttgtccacagttattgacacctttgtccacagtttttgataccgttccacaattattgacacctttgtccacagtattCGTCATCGTTCCACAATTACTGACACCATTCCACAGTAAttgacacttttgtccacagttgtcaACACCGTTCTACAATCATTGACACTTTTCTCCACAGTTATcgataccgttccacaattatcgacacctttgtccatagttatcgacaccgttgcacaattagacacctttgtccacagtaattgacaccgttccacagttaacGACACTTTTGTCCACTGTTATTTACACCTctgtccacagtaatcgacaccgtttcacaattattgacacctttctccacagtaatcgacaccattccaaaattatcgacacctttgtccgcagttatcgacacctttgtccaaaattatcgacacctttgtccaaaattatcgacacctttgtccccagtaatcgacaccattccaaaattatcgacacctttgtccacagtaatcgacacgGTTCCAAAATTATCGACACCTCTATCCACAGTAATTgacacctttccacaattattgacacctttgtcctcagttattgacacctttgtccacaataatcgacactgttccacaattatcgacacctttgtccacagttagccacaccgttctacaattatcgatacctttgtcaaAAGTAATTGACACCGTTCTACAgttatcgatacctttgtccacaataatcgacaccgttccacaattattgacacctttgtccacagttattggcacctttgtccacagtaatcgacattgttccacaattatcgacacctttgtcctcagtaatcgacactgttccacatttatcgacacctttgtccagagttatcaacactgttccacagttatcgacacctttgtccacagtaatcgacgccgttccacagttatcgacacctttgtccacagtaatcgacactgttctacaattatcgacacctttgtccacagttatcgacactgttccaaaaTTATCAACACCTCTatccacagtaatcgacaccgttccacaattatagacacctttgtccacagtaatcgacaaCATTCCAAAATTATAGACACTTctgtccacagtaatcgacaccattccaaaattatcaacacctttgtccacagtaatcgacaccgttccacagttatcagcactgttccacagttatcgacacctctgtccacagtaatcgacacctttccacaattatcgacacctttgtccatagttattgacaccattccacaattatcgacacctttgtccacagttattgacacctttgtctacagttgtcaacactgttccacaattatcgacacctttgtccatagttattgacaccattccacaattatcaacacctttgtccacagtaatcgacaccgttccacagttatcagcactgttccacagttatcgacacctctgtccacagtaatcgacacctttccacaattatcgacacctttgtccatagttattgacaccattccacaattatcgacacctttgtccacagttatcggcacctttgtctacagttgtcaacactgttccacaattatcgacacctttgtccatagttatcgacaccattccacaattatcaacacctttgtccacagtaatcgacaccgttccacatttatcgacaccgttctacaattatcgatacctttgtccacagtaatcgacaccattccacaattatcaacacctttgtccacagtaatcgacaccgttccacatttatcgacaccgttctacaattatcgatacctttgtccatagttatcgacaccattccacaattatcaacacctttgtccacagtaatcgacaccgttccacatttatcgacaccgttctacaattattGATACCTTTATCCACAGTAATtgtcaccgttccacaattatcgacacctttgtccacagtaatcaacaccattccaaaattatcgacacctttgtcccaagtaatcgacaccattccaaaattatcgacacctttgtccacagtaatcgacaccgttccaaAATTATCGACACCTCTATCCACAGTAATTgacacctttccacaattattgacacctttgtcctcagttattgacacctttgtccacagttatcgacactgttccacaattatcgacacctttgtccacagtattagtcaccgttccacaattattgacacttttTTTTAGTCTACAGTAATCGACACTGTTTCAcatttatcgacacctttgttcagttatcaacaccgttccacagtaaTCGTCACCGTTTTAGTTATCtacacttttgtccacagttgtcaacactgttccacaatcatcgacacctttgtccatagttatcgacaccgttccacagtaattgacaccgttccacagttgtcaacactgttccacaattatctacatctttgtccacagtaatcgacacttttgtccacagttgtcaacaccgttccacaatcatcgacacctttgtccacagttttcgataccgttccacaattatcgacacctttgtccatagttatcgacacgttccacaattattgacacctttgtccacagtaatcgacaccgttccacagttatcgacacttttgtccacagttatcgacacctctgTCTACAGGAatcgacaccattccaaaattatcgacacctttgtccacagtaatcgacaccattccaaaattattgacaactttgtccacagtaattgacaccgttccacaattatcgacacctttgtccagttatcgacaccgttcaaaAATTATCGACACATCTatccacagtaatcgacaccgttccacaattattcacacctttgtccacagtaatcgacactgttccacaattatcgacacctttttccACAGTATTCGTcatcattccacaattattgacaccattccacagttatcaacacctttgtccacagtaatcgacaccgttccaaaattatcgacacctttgtccaaaaTTATCGACACCTCTGTCCACAGTAATCGGCACCATTCCAAAATTATCGACACCAttgtccacagtaatcgacaccattccgcaattatcgacacctttgtccacagtaataTACACcactccacaattatcgacaacttTGTCCTCAGTATTcgtcaccgttccacaattattgacaccattccacagttatcgacacctttgtccacagttattggcaccgttccacaattattgacacttttgtccacagttatcgacacggttctacaattatcgatacctttgtccacagtaatcgacaccgttccacatttatcgacaccgttctacaattatcgatacctttgtccatAGTAATCGACACTGTTCTACAATTattgatacctttgtccacagtaattgtcaccgttccacaattatcgacacctttgtccacagttattgacacctttgtccacagtaatcgacactgttccacagttatcggcaccgttctacaattatcgatacctttgtccacagtaatcgacaccgttccacatttatcgccacctttgtccacagttatcaacactgttccacagtaatcgacacctTTCTCCACAGTAAATGACACCATTccaaaattatcgacacctttgtccacagtaatcgacaccgttccacatttatcgacacctttgtccacagtaatcgacaccgttccacatttatcgccacctttgtccacagttatcaacactgttccacagtaatcgacacctttgtccacagtaatcgacaccgttccacatttatcgccacctttgtccacagttatcaacactgttccacagtaatcgacacctttgtccacaataatCGCCACCATTccaaaattatcgacacctttgtccacagtaatcgacaccatttcaaaattatcgacacctttgtccatagttatcgacacctttgtccacagtaatcgaAACCATTCcaaaattatcaacacctttgtccacagtaatcgacaccgttctacaattatcgacaccttcgtccacagtaatcgacaccattccacaattatcgacacctttgtccacaattattgacacctttgtccacagtatttgccaccattccacaattattgacatctttgtccacagttattgacacttttttttgtccacatttatcgacaccgttctacaattatcgatacctttgtccacagtaatcgacaccgttccacatttATCGACACTTTatccacagtaatcgacaccgttccacatttatcgacactttgtccacagtaatcgacactgttccacagttatcgacacctttgtccacagtaatcgacaccgttccacatttATCGACACTTTatccacagtaatcgacaccgttccacatttatcgacactttgtccacagtaatcgacactgttccacagttatcgacacctttgtccacagtaatcgacacgttccacatttatcgacactttgtccacagtaatcgacaccgttccacagttatcgacacctttgtctacaGTAATCGAGACCGTTCCACGGTTATCAACAGCTTTGTCCACAGTAACTACACCGTTCCAcatttatcgacacctttgtccacagttgtcaacaccgttccacagttatcgacaccttttgtccacagtaatctatatcgttccacagttatcgacaccttttgtccacagtaatcaacattgttccacagttatcgacacctttgtccacagtaatcgacaccgttccacagttatcgacacctttctcCACAGtactcgacaccgttccacatttatcgacacctttgtccacggttttcaacaccgttccacagttatcgacacctttgtccgcagTAATCGACatcgttccacagttatcgacacctttgtccgcagtaatcgacaccgttccacatttatcgccacctttgtccacagttgtcaACACCATTCCACATTTATcgccacctttgtccacagttatcgacactgttccacaatcatcgacacttttgtccacagttatcgacaccgttccacaatcatcgacacttttgtccacagttatcgacactgttccacaatcatcgacacctttgtccatagttatcgacaccgttccacaatcatcaacacctttgtccatagttatcgacaccattccacaattatcgacacctgtgtccacagtaatcgacatcgttccacagttattgacacctttgtccacagtaatcgacaccgttccacatttatcaacacctttgtccacagttgtcgacattgttccacagttatcgacacctttgtccacagtaatcgacaccgttccacatttatcgccacctttgtccacagttgtcaacaccgttccacatttatcgccacctttgtccacagttgtcaacaccgttccacatttatcgccacctttgtccacagttatcgacgccgttccacaTTTATcgccacctttgtccacagtaatcgacaccgttccacatttatcgacacctttgtccacagtaatcgacaccgttccacatttatcgagacctttgtccacagttgtcgacactgttccacagttatcgacacctttgtccacagttgtcgacaccttttttccacagtaatcgacaccgttccacatttatcgacacctttgtccacagttgtcaacaccgttccacatttatcgccacctttgtccacagttgtcaacaccgttccacatttatcgccacctttgtccacagttgtcaacaccgttccacaatcatcgacccctttgtccacagttatcgacaccgttccacaatcatcgacacctttgtccatagttatcgacaccattccacaattattgacacctgtgtccacagtaatcgacaccgttccccatttatcgacaccttttgtccacagttattgacaccattccacaattatcaacatccaaaTGATTATTTCTATATttaaaaaatcggtatgtggtattaagttagcaaaacatagtttttatttaaccctttggtgactgaccccttgaaaatggttcctccaggaactatgacttttcagttgtcaagacaacagaagaactaaaatacaaaaacagaaagatacgtcacaatgctcttgtgcacaaaacaaaatgctcttgtattttagtttttccgttgtcttgacgactgaaacgtcatcgttcctggaggaaccatgttcaaggggtcagtcaccaaagggttaaaatttgttttacatggaTTGATATTTTGTGCGAAATATAAATctgtctatccattatctgtagccgctttatcctgttctacagggtcgcaggcaagctggagcctatcccagctgactacgggcgaaaggcggggtacaccctggacaagtcgccaggtcatcacagggctgacacatagacacagacaaccattcacactcacattcacacctacggtcaatttagagtcaccagttaacctaacctgcatgtctttggactgtgggggaaaccggagcacccggaggaaacccacgcggacacggggagaacatgcaaactccacacagaaaggccctcgctggtaaatatttacaagaaactgaaaaaaaaattctgaatggaatagaaaaatctgaatatttcaagtatgtaatttttttttatacgctcggaatttaattctggtctcattctatttattgcaataggattccaaatactctaaaaACCTTCCATGCTGTtacaaatcaggaaaaaaaatattgtaaatcacagcactttttttttttttgaagtactTCATCAATGTTacccaaagatcgatccataacagttgtaaatgtcacttaattccacaaggtgtcgataatggtggacaccggtgaaagtgatcactattatcaacacctcatgtgattctcaaacgcgcgtttaaatACAAAAtgccgactgtcaaatgaaagagtcagaaacaaagtaggtttcgacaaggagatcatgaaatacggTGAATTTgtgaagtaaaaacatgtccatgatctttccaccatgcttacctgcgatgataacgtccgggttttcctcaaattgctgatcgtgctgaaaaaaattccatctcaggtaacgagctgtgtcatcagacgacaagatcaaagagtgagggagagggtcttccggttgattaatcaaCCAatgataactgttgtaactgaaactcacctttgtaaaattgtttgttttttgttggtaaatctgaaaaggtgtcgataattatggactgtcggtaattgtagctgccgctctacgtGCTTCTTAAGTGATGCCCAATGCTCTTTTACACTAACCCTGTCTTTTGTGTCTTCAGTAACATCTGGCAAAATGTTGTCTGAAGGCAGTTCATTTTTCAAAGGCATGGTCCTGGGAGGAGTCTTCTGTTTGGTACTGTCACTTTTTGGAACATTTAGTCCAACGATTCCTCTTCACATTGAACACCACGACCACCACCATCTCAAACCCCTCAGCAAAGAGGAGATGCAAAAGTTAGATGAGACTCAGATGTCTGAACTTGCCCAGCAGGTGCGTGTGTATTGCATCATCATGGTGACGCCTAAGAGCTTGGCGCACTGGGCCGCTGCCAACGATACTTGGAGCAAACACTGTGATAAGTCTGTTTTCTACACCTCTGAGTCATCCAAAGTAATGGAGGCTATTGATCAGCAGGAAAAGGACGAGTGGGTGAGGTTACGTAAAGCAATCAAGCATGCATTTGAGCATGCAGATGGCCTCCGCTGGTTCTTCATTGCCCGGCCTAAAACCTTCACCATCATTGAGAACCTTAAATACCTGGTTCTGGTTAAAGATCCCAGTCAGCCATTTTACATTGGTCATGTGGA
The Neoarius graeffei isolate fNeoGra1 chromosome 8, fNeoGra1.pri, whole genome shotgun sequence genome window above contains:
- the c1galt1c1 gene encoding C1GALT1-specific chaperone 1 isoform X2 gives rise to the protein MLSEGSSFFKGMVLGGVFCLVLSLFGTFSPTIPLHIEHHDHHHLKPLSKEEMQKLDETQMSELAQQVRVYCIIMVTPKSLAHWAAANDTWSKHCDKSVFYTSESSKVMEAIDQQEKDEWVRLRKAIKHAFEHADGLRWFFIARPKTFTIIENLKYLVLVKDPSQPFYIGHVEKSGELEYVEYDSGIVLSYEAMKRLVKIFNDGSKCPEEGYSLWKLSEERQLATCLKLTGVFAENGEDAHGKGLFNKKSVNTLISESISKNPDDVVEACCSDMAITYGDMSPSQMQVMMYGVYRLRAYGHNFHDSLMFLPPKNSDND
- the c1galt1c1 gene encoding C1GALT1-specific chaperone 1 isoform X1; amino-acid sequence: MFVGALATRKSGGTLWRPYVPQGAQEIVTSGKMLSEGSSFFKGMVLGGVFCLVLSLFGTFSPTIPLHIEHHDHHHLKPLSKEEMQKLDETQMSELAQQVRVYCIIMVTPKSLAHWAAANDTWSKHCDKSVFYTSESSKVMEAIDQQEKDEWVRLRKAIKHAFEHADGLRWFFIARPKTFTIIENLKYLVLVKDPSQPFYIGHVEKSGELEYVEYDSGIVLSYEAMKRLVKIFNDGSKCPEEGYSLWKLSEERQLATCLKLTGVFAENGEDAHGKGLFNKKSVNTLISESISKNPDDVVEACCSDMAITYGDMSPSQMQVMMYGVYRLRAYGHNFHDSLMFLPPKNSDND